In Juglans regia cultivar Chandler chromosome 13, Walnut 2.0, whole genome shotgun sequence, the following proteins share a genomic window:
- the LOC118344299 gene encoding probable RNA helicase SDE3 isoform X2: MSLFVEFLRFILCCHTEHFGYGYEYDDTPSSSDLPPFSSIFSSVPRNPPKSSSSASSLKGPPSPTGPSSSSPKPPPTSKPVIYPTTSHAVSEERKTGYILKKGATSLFASSISNLPPSSSSSSPVLPNPPKSSPKPSASSLKGPPPSGPSSSSPMPPPTFKPVLCPTTTTPGNEERKQSYILENGTSPIFAIPEYIKGQIKENIVPEILKQRLSPSTYKAYFTALLYAEEFYLEKWSDFLLKNVTLELHEAAIYKESTKYKNLNGNLKKKNKTFVVFEIDSIPERRPFLLSRDLVYARPVGKDIEPFQGFIYRVVKSTRVLVEFGDDFHSQHYASRKYDISFSFNRVCLKRAHEAVETASNPSVQNFLFPEYCVSRKDNLNPPTLHRANHEVGKNELSAIRHISSFRGSPPYLLSGSHCVTAMDSKELSKTGIVVQEAVCEIYRSSPECLILICAPTNSTCDVLTRSLKKVILESDMFRANAAFREMDGVPADILRSCPIKGECFTCPSLQKLRKFRVILSTFVSSFRLHNEGIPAGHFSHIFLLDASLAMEPEAVIPLANFATDKTAVIVTGASTRHSAWARSDIARKYGLGKSLFNRLHENRLYSGFNPMFITQLDGFQQ, from the exons ATGTCTCTGTTTGTAGAATTCTTGCGTTTCATTCTTTGTTGCCATACAGAACATTTTGGTTATGGTTATGAATATGATGACACT CCCTCTTCTTCCGACCTGCCcccattttcttccattttctcttcAGTTCCCCGTAATCccccaaaatcttcttcatctgcatcaTCCCTTAAAGGACCTCCATCTCCAACTGGGCCATCTTCATCTTCCCCTAAGCCCCCTCCAACCTCCAAGCCAGTCATATATCCAACTACATCTCATGCAGTaagtgaagaaagaaaaacgggttatatattaaaaaagggTGCAACATCATTATTTGCAAGTTCTATATCCAATCTGCCCCCATCCTCTTCCAGTTCCTCTCCAGTTCTCCCTAATCCTCCAAAATCTTCTCCTAAACCATCTGCATCTTCCCTAAAAGGGCCTCCTCCATCTGGGCCATCTTCATCTTCCCCTATGCCCCCTCCAACCTTTAAGCCAGTTCTATGTCCAACTACTACTACTCctggaaatgaagaaagaaaacagagtTATATATTGGAAAATGGTACATCACCTATATTTGCAATTCCTGAGTACATCAAAGGTCAGATCAAGGAGAACATCGTGCCTGAAATTCTGAAGCAGCGTTTGTCTCCTTCAACGTACAAGGCTTACTTTACTGCTCTGTTATATGCTGAGGAATTCTACTTGGAG AAATGGAGTGATTTCCTCTTGAAGAATGTGACTTTGGAGCTCCATGAAGCAGCAATCTATAAAGAATCAACCAAGTACAAAAATCTTAATGGAAATcttaagaagaagaataaaacatttGTAGTTTTTGAGATTGATTCTATTCCTGAGAGGCGGCCATTCCTTTTATCGAGGGACTTGGTCTATGCGCGACCTGTGGGTAAAGATATTGAGCCCTTTCAG GGTTTTATCTATCGTGTGGTGAAGAGCACTCGTGTCTTAGTGGAATTTGGAGATGATTTTCATTCACAACATTATGCTTCCAGAAAATATGACATCAGCTTCTCTTTCAATAGAGTGTGCCTAAAGAGGGCTCATGAAGCAGTTGAAACTGCATCAAATCCTTCAGTCCAGAACTTCCTCTTTCCTGAATATTGTGTATCCCGAAAGGACAACCTTAACCCACCCACTCTGCATCGTGCCAATCATGAAGTTGGTAAAAATGAGCTCTCTGCAATTCGTCACATTTCAAGCTTTCGGGGATCACCACCTTATCTTCTCAGTGGCTCACACTGTGTCACTGCAATGGATTCAAAAGAACTATCAAAAACTGGAATTGTTGTTCAAGAAGCAGTATGTGAAATATATCGGAGCTCTCCTGAGTGTCTAATTCTTATATGCGCACCTACAAACAGCACATGTGACGTGCTGACCAGAAGTTTGAAAAAGGTAATTTTAGAATCGGATATGTTTCGAGCCAATGCGGCATTTCGAGAGATGGATGGGGTACCTGCTGACATTCTTCGTTCATGTCCTATAAAAGGGGAATGTTTTACTTGTCCTTCATTACAAAAACTTCGGAAATTCAGGGTAATTTTGTCAACTTTCGTTAGTAGCTTTCGATTACACAATGAAGGCATACCTGCTGGACATTTCAGTCACATTTTTCTGTTAGATGCCTCATTGGCAATGGAGCCGGAGGCAGTGATACCTTTGGCTAATTTCGCTACTGACAAAACAGCAGTTATAGTTACCGGCGCATCCACAAGACATTCAGCTTGGGCCCGCTCTGACATTGCGAGGAAATATGGATTGGGGAAGTCACTTTTTAATAGACTTCATGAAAACAGGCTTTATAGCGGATTCAATCCCATGTTCATCACGCAGTTGGATGGGTTTCAGCAGTAG
- the LOC118344299 gene encoding probable RNA helicase SDE3 isoform X1 produces the protein MSLFVEFLRFILCCHTEHFGYGYEYDDTTSRNSHLVYKSIRRTRTTSSPDNDPLLPYSRPSPSLYQAKVAVDSWIRNSLIIKEPYVQESSQRTNEISPNSSNSLQPPSFSFTYSPSSSDLPPFSSIFSSVPRNPPKSSSSASSLKGPPSPTGPSSSSPKPPPTSKPVIYPTTSHAVSEERKTGYILKKGATSLFASSISNLPPSSSSSSPVLPNPPKSSPKPSASSLKGPPPSGPSSSSPMPPPTFKPVLCPTTTTPGNEERKQSYILENGTSPIFAIPEYIKGQIKENIVPEILKQRLSPSTYKAYFTALLYAEEFYLEKWSDFLLKNVTLELHEAAIYKESTKYKNLNGNLKKKNKTFVVFEIDSIPERRPFLLSRDLVYARPVGKDIEPFQGFIYRVVKSTRVLVEFGDDFHSQHYASRKYDISFSFNRVCLKRAHEAVETASNPSVQNFLFPEYCVSRKDNLNPPTLHRANHEVGKNELSAIRHISSFRGSPPYLLSGSHCVTAMDSKELSKTGIVVQEAVCEIYRSSPECLILICAPTNSTCDVLTRSLKKVILESDMFRANAAFREMDGVPADILRSCPIKGECFTCPSLQKLRKFRVILSTFVSSFRLHNEGIPAGHFSHIFLLDASLAMEPEAVIPLANFATDKTAVIVTGASTRHSAWARSDIARKYGLGKSLFNRLHENRLYSGFNPMFITQLDGFQQ, from the exons ATGTCTCTGTTTGTAGAATTCTTGCGTTTCATTCTTTGTTGCCATACAGAACATTTTGGTTATGGTTATGAATATGATGACACTACCTCGAGGAACAGCCATTTAGTATATAAATCAATTCGAAGAACCAGAACCACATCGTCCCCTGATAATGACCCACTTTTACCATATTCACGGCCTAGTCCTTCATTATATCAAGCCAAAGTTGCAGTAGATTCATGGATAAGAAATTCATTGATAATCAAGGAGCCATATGTTCAGGAATCTTCCCAAAGGACTAATGAAATTTCTCCAAACTCttcaaattcattacaaccaccttcattttcttttacttattctCCCTCTTCTTCCGACCTGCCcccattttcttccattttctcttcAGTTCCCCGTAATCccccaaaatcttcttcatctgcatcaTCCCTTAAAGGACCTCCATCTCCAACTGGGCCATCTTCATCTTCCCCTAAGCCCCCTCCAACCTCCAAGCCAGTCATATATCCAACTACATCTCATGCAGTaagtgaagaaagaaaaacgggttatatattaaaaaagggTGCAACATCATTATTTGCAAGTTCTATATCCAATCTGCCCCCATCCTCTTCCAGTTCCTCTCCAGTTCTCCCTAATCCTCCAAAATCTTCTCCTAAACCATCTGCATCTTCCCTAAAAGGGCCTCCTCCATCTGGGCCATCTTCATCTTCCCCTATGCCCCCTCCAACCTTTAAGCCAGTTCTATGTCCAACTACTACTACTCctggaaatgaagaaagaaaacagagtTATATATTGGAAAATGGTACATCACCTATATTTGCAATTCCTGAGTACATCAAAGGTCAGATCAAGGAGAACATCGTGCCTGAAATTCTGAAGCAGCGTTTGTCTCCTTCAACGTACAAGGCTTACTTTACTGCTCTGTTATATGCTGAGGAATTCTACTTGGAG AAATGGAGTGATTTCCTCTTGAAGAATGTGACTTTGGAGCTCCATGAAGCAGCAATCTATAAAGAATCAACCAAGTACAAAAATCTTAATGGAAATcttaagaagaagaataaaacatttGTAGTTTTTGAGATTGATTCTATTCCTGAGAGGCGGCCATTCCTTTTATCGAGGGACTTGGTCTATGCGCGACCTGTGGGTAAAGATATTGAGCCCTTTCAG GGTTTTATCTATCGTGTGGTGAAGAGCACTCGTGTCTTAGTGGAATTTGGAGATGATTTTCATTCACAACATTATGCTTCCAGAAAATATGACATCAGCTTCTCTTTCAATAGAGTGTGCCTAAAGAGGGCTCATGAAGCAGTTGAAACTGCATCAAATCCTTCAGTCCAGAACTTCCTCTTTCCTGAATATTGTGTATCCCGAAAGGACAACCTTAACCCACCCACTCTGCATCGTGCCAATCATGAAGTTGGTAAAAATGAGCTCTCTGCAATTCGTCACATTTCAAGCTTTCGGGGATCACCACCTTATCTTCTCAGTGGCTCACACTGTGTCACTGCAATGGATTCAAAAGAACTATCAAAAACTGGAATTGTTGTTCAAGAAGCAGTATGTGAAATATATCGGAGCTCTCCTGAGTGTCTAATTCTTATATGCGCACCTACAAACAGCACATGTGACGTGCTGACCAGAAGTTTGAAAAAGGTAATTTTAGAATCGGATATGTTTCGAGCCAATGCGGCATTTCGAGAGATGGATGGGGTACCTGCTGACATTCTTCGTTCATGTCCTATAAAAGGGGAATGTTTTACTTGTCCTTCATTACAAAAACTTCGGAAATTCAGGGTAATTTTGTCAACTTTCGTTAGTAGCTTTCGATTACACAATGAAGGCATACCTGCTGGACATTTCAGTCACATTTTTCTGTTAGATGCCTCATTGGCAATGGAGCCGGAGGCAGTGATACCTTTGGCTAATTTCGCTACTGACAAAACAGCAGTTATAGTTACCGGCGCATCCACAAGACATTCAGCTTGGGCCCGCTCTGACATTGCGAGGAAATATGGATTGGGGAAGTCACTTTTTAATAGACTTCATGAAAACAGGCTTTATAGCGGATTCAATCCCATGTTCATCACGCAGTTGGATGGGTTTCAGCAGTAG